The Methanofervidicoccus sp. A16 genome has a segment encoding these proteins:
- the cdhD gene encoding CO dehydrogenase/acetyl-CoA synthase subunit delta: MDLDEIFKLMKKVNSIKIDSIEITADEIVINIPTLSPISIPQTPPIKKGIKKIVSPEEPKIEIPEVDWEPPVEKYRGYIREVQLGRPKSEGGRGKVIKIGGQRALYRFEEVQPNPPVVTFDIFDMPMPGLPKPVREYFQDVMEDPVEWAKKCVKEFNADMVTIHHISTDPKIKDTPPKEAAKLMEDLLQAVDVPFVIGGSGDPKKDPLVLEACAQVAEGERCLLASANLDLDYKKVADAAMKYDHNVLSWTIMDPNMARDLNRRLISHGLDGDRIVMDPTTCSLGYGIEFSINAMTRLRLAGLKGDELVNMPMSSGTTNAIGAREAWMVNPEWGDRRYRLPLWEITTGLTMLLCGVDIFMMLHPLSIAVVKEFGKLLVSKPGEIEVSTDNYQWIRA, encoded by the coding sequence ATGGATTTAGATGAAATATTTAAACTGATGAAAAAGGTTAATAGTATAAAGATAGACAGCATCGAAATAACTGCAGATGAAATTGTTATAAACATTCCTACCCTATCTCCTATCTCTATACCTCAAACTCCTCCAATAAAGAAAGGTATTAAGAAAATAGTATCACCGGAAGAACCTAAGATAGAGATACCTGAAGTAGATTGGGAGCCTCCAGTAGAAAAGTACAGAGGGTATATAAGAGAGGTGCAACTTGGTAGGCCTAAGTCTGAAGGGGGTAGAGGAAAGGTAATAAAAATAGGTGGACAGAGGGCACTTTACAGGTTCGAGGAGGTTCAACCGAATCCACCAGTGGTAACATTCGACATATTCGATATGCCGATGCCTGGACTACCTAAGCCTGTTAGGGAGTACTTCCAGGATGTGATGGAGGATCCTGTTGAATGGGCTAAAAAGTGTGTAAAGGAGTTCAACGCCGATATGGTAACTATACACCATATATCTACAGATCCAAAGATTAAAGATACACCTCCAAAGGAAGCTGCAAAGTTGATGGAGGATCTACTCCAGGCTGTAGATGTGCCCTTTGTTATTGGGGGTAGTGGAGATCCTAAGAAGGATCCTCTTGTTTTGGAAGCATGTGCTCAAGTTGCAGAGGGGGAGAGGTGTCTATTGGCATCTGCAAACTTAGATTTAGATTATAAGAAAGTAGCAGATGCTGCAATGAAGTACGATCATAACGTACTGTCCTGGACTATTATGGATCCAAATATGGCAAGGGATTTAAATAGAAGGTTAATATCCCACGGTCTCGATGGAGATAGAATCGTTATGGACCCTACAACATGTTCCCTTGGATACGGTATAGAGTTCTCCATAAATGCCATGACAAGGTTAAGGTTAGCAGGTTTAAAGGGCGACGAACTGGTAAATATGCCCATGTCCTCTGGAACTACAAACGCCATAGGTGCCAGAGAGGCCTGGATGGTCAATCCAGAGTGGGGAGATAGAAGGTACAGATTACCACTCTGGGAAATTACAACGGGATTGACCATGCTCCTCTGTGGCGTAGATATATTTATGATGCTCCACCCCCTCTCCATAGCGGTAGTAAAGGAGTTTGGGAAGTTGTTGGTAAGTAAGCCTGGGGAGATAGAGGTAAGTACTGACAACTACCAGTGGATAAGGGCTTAG
- the acsC gene encoding acetyl-CoA decarbonylase/synthase complex subunit gamma, translated as MAKKISAMDIYKLLPKTNCKKCGESSCMAFATKLQERKATLDECPILKSPKFEKNRKKLEELLSPPVKEVWFGYEDKKVVLGGEEVMYRYELTFFNPTAIGVDISDNLPEEEIKKRAKFVEDFVFERTGEKLKLDFIALRNASNDPEKFVRALKIIQENTKVPVALCSLNVKSIEKALDVVRSKPMIYGVTEENFSEMMRMLISKKRKDKKEFAVVLSSGNIKTLKGMVKASLQHGIEDLILDPHTTPENIMDTLDRFVMIRRSAIERGDKLLGYPILGLPINTYFYVLKGNNPIKQFVEELDKAAGIMEARTACAMLNRYGDGIIIHGTEVWELMPILALRQAIYTDPRKPQTVEPGLYPIGNPDENSPVIMTTNFSLTFYTVTGDFEKDGVTCWLLVMDTEGKAVDVAVAGGQYCGDNAKRLIEETKIGEKVNHRIIILPGLAAPVRGDIEEKTGWTCVVGTRDSSQVGEFLRKNWNRILEEWRAKQES; from the coding sequence ATGGCTAAAAAGATAAGTGCCATGGATATCTACAAACTACTTCCAAAGACAAACTGTAAGAAATGTGGGGAATCCTCCTGTATGGCATTTGCTACGAAACTACAGGAGAGGAAGGCCACCCTCGATGAATGTCCAATATTAAAATCTCCAAAGTTTGAGAAGAATAGAAAGAAACTTGAAGAACTCCTCTCCCCACCTGTAAAGGAGGTATGGTTTGGATACGAGGATAAGAAGGTGGTTCTAGGTGGAGAGGAGGTAATGTACAGGTATGAACTCACCTTCTTTAATCCGACGGCTATAGGGGTAGATATATCAGATAATTTACCTGAGGAGGAGATAAAAAAGAGGGCTAAATTCGTTGAGGATTTTGTTTTTGAGAGGACAGGGGAGAAGTTGAAGTTAGACTTTATAGCATTGCGAAATGCCTCAAATGATCCTGAAAAGTTTGTAAGGGCGTTGAAGATTATTCAAGAAAACACCAAGGTACCTGTCGCCCTCTGTTCCCTAAATGTAAAGAGTATAGAAAAAGCCTTAGATGTTGTAAGATCTAAACCTATGATATACGGAGTAACAGAGGAGAACTTCTCTGAAATGATGAGGATGTTAATATCAAAGAAAAGGAAGGATAAAAAAGAGTTTGCAGTGGTGCTATCTTCAGGAAATATTAAAACACTGAAGGGCATGGTTAAGGCGTCCCTTCAACATGGTATAGAGGATCTAATTTTAGATCCTCACACTACACCAGAGAACATTATGGATACTCTCGATAGATTTGTGATGATAAGGAGAAGTGCCATTGAAAGGGGAGATAAACTTCTTGGATATCCTATCTTAGGACTTCCAATAAATACCTACTTCTACGTACTAAAGGGCAACAATCCAATTAAACAGTTTGTTGAAGAACTAGATAAGGCTGCCGGAATTATGGAGGCGAGGACAGCCTGTGCAATGTTGAACAGGTATGGAGATGGAATAATTATTCACGGTACCGAGGTTTGGGAGTTGATGCCAATACTTGCCCTTAGGCAGGCAATATATACAGATCCTAGGAAACCTCAAACTGTGGAGCCTGGATTATATCCAATTGGAAATCCAGATGAGAATAGCCCAGTGATCATGACTACAAACTTCTCCCTAACATTCTACACAGTAACTGGAGACTTTGAAAAGGATGGGGTTACCTGTTGGCTCCTAGTTATGGATACAGAGGGTAAGGCAGTGGATGTCGCAGTGGCAGGGGGACAGTACTGTGGAGATAACGCCAAAAGATTAATAGAGGAGACGAAGATAGGGGAGAAGGTAAATCATAGGATTATTATACTTCCAGGGTTAGCAGCTCCTGTAAGGGGGGATATTGAGGAAAAGACTGGCTGGACATGTGTAGTTGGAACGAGAGACTCTTCCCAAGTTGGGGAATTTTTAAGGAAGAACTGGAATAGAATACTTGAGGAGTGGAGGGCTAAGCAGGAATCATGA
- a CDS encoding DUF166 family protein, giving the protein MRDKISVAIVSDGKYGHRAYEVIKKKFPCEYIILKYRGNFDDIEIEEEILKKLKDYHILITYLRDPDLTYTLLEEISNQKLDKNPFIIVGIWEGEGFKRQVEKFKNVVCPDLLCNLDEDYLQDKLEEYPQLREFLRYFGKPKVNIYLSNNIIEKIEVIRDSPCGGVSKTLKEFLGERMDENTLKRIGLRVQHFCNTGRFRLFSEKECKKVKVGQILLEGINVKKEE; this is encoded by the coding sequence ATGAGGGATAAGATATCTGTAGCCATAGTTTCAGATGGGAAGTATGGACATAGAGCCTACGAGGTTATAAAAAAGAAGTTCCCCTGCGAGTATATTATATTGAAATATAGAGGTAATTTTGATGATATAGAGATAGAAGAAGAAATACTGAAAAAACTTAAAGATTACCATATTTTAATTACCTACCTAAGAGATCCAGATCTTACCTATACCCTACTTGAAGAGATCAGCAACCAAAAGTTAGATAAAAATCCTTTTATAATAGTAGGTATATGGGAAGGTGAAGGTTTCAAGAGACAGGTTGAGAAGTTTAAAAATGTAGTGTGCCCAGATCTACTGTGTAATTTAGATGAGGATTACCTTCAAGACAAATTAGAAGAGTACCCTCAACTACGAGAATTTTTAAGGTACTTTGGAAAACCTAAGGTAAACATCTACTTAAGTAATAACATCATAGAGAAAATAGAGGTCATTAGGGACTCTCCCTGTGGAGGAGTTTCTAAAACACTTAAGGAGTTTCTTGGAGAGAGGATGGATGAGAATACACTGAAAAGGATAGGGTTGAGGGTACAGCACTTCTGTAATACAGGGCGGTTTAGACTGTTCTCTGAGAAGGAATGTAAAAAGGTTAAGGTGGGACAGATACTTTTAGAAGGTATAAATGTTAAAAAAGAGGAGTAA
- a CDS encoding transcription factor S yields the protein MVKFCKKCNNIMLPKDGKWVCTVCQFEMEMEKEGETFILKERIESKKQEIAVIENVNTLPTTKVECPQCGNLEAYWWLQQTRCADEPETRFYRCTKCGHTWREYD from the coding sequence GTGGTAAAATTTTGTAAAAAATGTAATAACATAATGCTTCCAAAAGATGGTAAGTGGGTATGTACTGTATGTCAATTTGAGATGGAGATGGAAAAAGAAGGTGAAACCTTTATACTCAAGGAGAGAATCGAGTCCAAAAAACAGGAAATCGCAGTAATCGAGAATGTAAATACACTACCAACTACTAAGGTGGAGTGTCCTCAGTGTGGAAACTTAGAGGCATACTGGTGGCTTCAACAGACAAGATGTGCAGATGAACCTGAAACAAGATTCTATAGATGTACAAAGTGCGGTCATACCTGGAGAGAGTATGATTAA
- a CDS encoding NUDIX hydrolase → MDRYRSPSLTVDGILEVDGKILLVKRKNPPFKDFWAFPGGFVKYGERTEEAVVREVFEESGIKTKVKDLLGVYSDPNRDPRGHTVSVVYVLEYVEGSPKGSDDAKEARFFTIDEVKNMDLAFDHKTIFKDYLKFREKR, encoded by the coding sequence ATGGATAGATATAGGTCACCCTCTTTAACAGTAGACGGTATTTTAGAGGTCGATGGTAAGATTCTACTGGTAAAGAGAAAAAATCCTCCTTTTAAAGATTTTTGGGCATTTCCAGGAGGTTTTGTAAAGTATGGAGAAAGGACAGAGGAGGCTGTAGTAAGAGAAGTTTTTGAGGAGAGTGGAATAAAAACCAAGGTTAAGGACCTTTTAGGCGTATACTCAGATCCAAATAGAGACCCCAGGGGTCATACTGTATCTGTAGTATATGTGTTAGAGTATGTAGAGGGCTCTCCTAAGGGATCAGACGATGCGAAGGAGGCTAGATTTTTTACTATCGATGAGGTAAAGAATATGGATTTGGCCTTCGATCATAAGACTATTTTTAAGGATTATTTAAAATTTAGAGAGAAAAGGTGA
- the pyrH gene encoding UMP kinase encodes MKVVFALGGSVVMPREGDVENIRKYAEVFKSIKDIGHDICIVVGGGYIARKYISIAREFTNEAFCDEIGILATRMNSMLLIAALGNYSVKKVPENFKEAEMILNLNKIVVMGGTHPAHTTDAVAASLAEYIDADLLVIATNVDGVYDRDPRKYKDAKKIKHLTTKELVEITKSSSIAAGSSSIVDPLASKIIDRAKLRTVVIRGTPEEIMNVIENRHNGTLIVPGE; translated from the coding sequence ATGAAAGTAGTTTTTGCATTAGGTGGCTCAGTTGTTATGCCCAGGGAGGGTGATGTAGAGAACATAAGAAAATACGCAGAGGTGTTCAAAAGTATAAAAGACATAGGACATGATATCTGCATAGTAGTCGGAGGGGGCTATATTGCCAGGAAATACATTTCTATAGCCAGGGAGTTTACAAACGAAGCATTCTGTGATGAGATAGGAATATTGGCAACAAGGATGAACAGTATGCTTCTAATCGCCGCCCTTGGAAACTACTCTGTAAAGAAGGTACCAGAGAATTTTAAGGAGGCTGAGATGATATTGAATTTAAACAAGATCGTTGTTATGGGAGGTACCCATCCTGCCCACACTACAGATGCTGTTGCAGCCTCTCTGGCAGAGTATATAGATGCAGATCTACTTGTTATTGCCACTAACGTAGATGGAGTTTACGACAGGGATCCAAGGAAGTATAAAGATGCAAAGAAAATAAAACATCTAACAACAAAGGAGTTGGTAGAAATTACTAAATCCTCCTCTATAGCGGCGGGATCCTCCTCTATAGTAGATCCCTTAGCCTCCAAGATAATAGACAGGGCAAAATTGAGAACTGTAGTTATCAGGGGTACTCCAGAGGAGATAATGAATGTTATAGAGAACAGACACAACGGTACCTTAATTGTACCTGGTGAATAA
- a CDS encoding DUF2116 family Zn-ribbon domain-containing protein: protein MEKHRHCLNCGISIPPDETFCSEKCKDEYIKKRKRIMRAQLIVLFVIFVVLVIFVWLRG from the coding sequence ATGGAGAAACATAGGCACTGTTTAAACTGTGGAATATCGATCCCACCAGATGAAACCTTCTGCTCTGAAAAGTGTAAGGATGAATATATAAAAAAGAGAAAGAGAATTATGAGAGCACAGTTAATAGTTCTCTTTGTTATCTTTGTAGTACTGGTGATCTTTGTATGGTTGAGAGGGTAG